ATAAAACAGCCAGGGCCCGGCAATTGCCCAAAATGTGGCATGACATTAGAACCTGTCATTCCGGCGCTAGATGACGATGACAAAACCGAGCTCCGTGATTTCGCGCGCCGCTTTTGGTGGTCTCTGCCTTTAACCGTGATAGTGACCGTTCTAGCCATGGCGGGCCATTCATTACAACTCTTCCATGGTTCGGTTCAAAACTGGATCGAGTTTGCTCTTGCGACACCGGTTACCTTATGGGCAGGGTGGCCCTTTTTTGTAAGGGGCATAGCATCTGTTAGAAATCGCAGTCCAAATATGTGGACTCTGATAGGTTTGGGTACTTCCGCAGCTTATCTTTACAGCGTCGCAGCAACCCTCTTTCCCCAAAGTTTTCCCACCACCTTCATGCAAGATGGACGCATCGGCGTTTACTTCGAAGCCGCTGCGGTCATCATCTCGCTCACCTTGCTTGGGCAGATTCTTGAGCTAAAAGCACGGTCACAAACCTCCGCAGCAATTAAGTCCCTTCTAGGCCTATCTCCCAAAACTGCACGCAAGATCAACGCCGATGGTCAGGAGGAAGACATTCCTCTTACCCATGTTCACTTGGGCGACCATTTGCGGGTCAGACCTGGTGAAAAGGTGCCAGTTGATGGCTCTGTGCTCGAGGGAGAAAGTGCGGTGGATGAGTCCATGCTCACTGGTGAGCCTGTGCCGGTAATGAAAAGACCAGGGGATAGTTTGATCGGCGCCACGCTTAATACTCACGGGAGCTTGGTGATGGAGGCGCAAAAGGTCGGCGCCGACACCATGCTGTCGCAGATAGTGCAAATGGTCGCTCTAGCCCAACGCTCCAAAGCGCCAATGCAAAGAATGGCCGACTCGATCGCCGGCTACTTTGTGATGGGGGTTATCGCGATTGCGTTGCTGACATTCTTAGGCTGGGGACTATTCGGCCCGGAACCCAGCTGGGTCTTCGGCCTGATCAACGCTGTCGCCGTACTTATCATCGCTTGCCCCTGTGCACTTGGTCTCGCAACGCCCATGTCGATCATGGTTTCGACGGGTAAAGCCGCCAGTATGGGTGTGCTATTCAGGGACGCCAGTGCTATTGAAAACCTTTGCAAGATCGACACGCTGATTGTCGATAAAACGGGGACCCTGACAGAGGGACGGCCGGTATTTCACAGTGTGGAGGCCACACCAGATTTCAACCCACACGATGTTCTTCAACTGGCCGCTAGCCTTGATCAAGGCAGCGAACATCCTTTGGCGCGCGCCATCGTCGACCATGCCCGAACTGAAAATATCGTGCTCACCAAGCCTGAATCGTTTGAGTCCGGGTCTGGGATTGGAGTCAGTGGCCTCGTTGATGGCAAGAAGGTACAGCTGGGCAACACAGCACTGATGGACGCTGCCGGTGTAAGCACTAAGGTCTTACAGTACCGTGCAGAGTTGTTGCGCCTTGAAGGCATCAGCATCATCTATCTAGCAGTTGACGGGGTTCTGGCAGGATTACTGGCGGTCTCAGATCCGATAAAACCGACCTCCAAAGAAGCAGTCACCAAGCTTAAAGCTGATAACGTAAAAATCATCATGGCCACCGGAGACGGGCTCACCACCGCACGTGCTGTCGCCAAGGAGATGGGTATTGAAGAGGTTCAT
The genomic region above belongs to Pseudomonas azotoformans and contains:
- a CDS encoding heavy metal translocating P-type ATPase — encoded protein: MPNKPSHHDHGPTHAASPPDADLRDPVCGMTITPPSKFGESYQGQIYQFCSQKCQEKFRAAPEHYSGIHPSTEPSIAATEPARQVATEFTCPMHPEIKQPGPGNCPKCGMTLEPVIPALDDDDKTELRDFARRFWWSLPLTVIVTVLAMAGHSLQLFHGSVQNWIEFALATPVTLWAGWPFFVRGIASVRNRSPNMWTLIGLGTSAAYLYSVAATLFPQSFPTTFMQDGRIGVYFEAAAVIISLTLLGQILELKARSQTSAAIKSLLGLSPKTARKINADGQEEDIPLTHVHLGDHLRVRPGEKVPVDGSVLEGESAVDESMLTGEPVPVMKRPGDSLIGATLNTHGSLVMEAQKVGADTMLSQIVQMVALAQRSKAPMQRMADSIAGYFVMGVIAIALLTFLGWGLFGPEPSWVFGLINAVAVLIIACPCALGLATPMSIMVSTGKAASMGVLFRDASAIENLCKIDTLIVDKTGTLTEGRPVFHSVEATPDFNPHDVLQLAASLDQGSEHPLARAIVDHARTENIVLTKPESFESGSGIGVSGLVDGKKVQLGNTALMDAAGVSTKVLQYRAELLRLEGISIIYLAVDGVLAGLLAVSDPIKPTSKEAVTKLKADNVKIIMATGDGLTTARAVAKEMGIEEVHGEVKPQDKERLVADLQRYGRKVAMAGDGINDAPALARADVGIAMGTGTDVAMNSAQLTLVKGDLMGILRARALSVATVKNMRQNLGFAFLYNSMGIPLAAGLLYPLTGHLLSPMIAALAMSVSSASVVFNALRLRNTHIA